One genomic segment of Clostridia bacterium includes these proteins:
- a CDS encoding NAD(+) synthase: MKDGFIKITALSHSLTVANPQANAEAIIEGIRKADKAGGRVVVTPALGLCGSTVGDIVYEGALLVSCEQALGAIIDETASLDVVSVVGLPLVLGDRLYDAAAVVKGGAVLGVVAKRYLTASETRHFSPSPDQAQFITLCGQDEVPFGGTQVFACVNVPNLIIGVEFGDELTSIRAPHNALVEAGATVICNLAATPLVVGAAEARTEEVKTISKICKAAYVYVDAGADESTTDYVFGGQKIIASCGEVLAAGEPFGKASVDAVVDVAGITFLRRRTHTLPEIDRDAVGNEFAYDELTPTHLAGWPKSPFIPQTAKEKAKIADEILSMQAQGLAARLRHIHVNKMVLGVSGGVDSTLALLVCRKACDLLRLKASEALVCLTLPCFGTTDHTKNNALALCNALNVPCREINIAAAVRQHLKDIGHDANTADVTFENAQARMRTMVLMDVANQVGGLVIGTGDLSEIALGWCTYNGDHMSMYGVNATLPKTLMQCVIGEIAKKEKGALGEVLTSVLATPISPELLPNVGGQIEQKTEEIVGKYELNDFILYHVVYWGMTPSKLFRVAACAFPSVDRQALKDAFVRFYKRFFSQQFKRSCSVDGAKVGAIDLSPRGEWQMPSDISATAWLDDLNDI, translated from the coding sequence ATGAAAGACGGATTTATCAAAATAACGGCCCTCTCGCATTCGCTTACGGTGGCTAACCCCCAAGCGAATGCCGAGGCCATCATCGAAGGCATCCGCAAAGCGGATAAAGCGGGTGGCCGCGTCGTGGTGACGCCCGCATTGGGACTTTGCGGCAGTACCGTCGGAGACATCGTCTATGAGGGCGCCCTGCTCGTATCGTGCGAGCAAGCGCTCGGCGCCATCATCGACGAAACAGCCTCGCTGGACGTGGTAAGCGTGGTCGGTCTGCCCCTCGTTTTGGGCGACAGACTGTACGACGCAGCCGCCGTCGTCAAGGGCGGCGCCGTGTTGGGCGTGGTGGCCAAACGGTATTTGACCGCCTCGGAAACGAGGCATTTTTCGCCCTCACCCGACCAAGCGCAGTTCATCACCCTCTGCGGCCAAGACGAAGTGCCTTTCGGCGGCACGCAGGTCTTCGCGTGCGTCAACGTGCCCAACCTCATCATCGGCGTGGAATTCGGCGACGAATTGACGTCTATCCGCGCCCCGCATAACGCGTTGGTCGAGGCAGGCGCCACCGTCATCTGCAATTTGGCGGCTACGCCCCTCGTCGTCGGAGCGGCCGAAGCGCGCACGGAAGAGGTAAAAACCATCTCGAAGATATGTAAAGCGGCCTACGTCTACGTGGACGCCGGTGCTGACGAATCCACCACCGACTACGTGTTCGGCGGGCAAAAGATCATCGCTTCGTGCGGCGAAGTGCTTGCCGCAGGCGAGCCGTTCGGCAAAGCGAGCGTGGACGCCGTGGTCGACGTGGCGGGCATTACCTTCCTGCGTCGGCGCACGCACACCCTGCCCGAGATAGACCGCGACGCGGTGGGCAACGAATTCGCCTATGACGAATTGACGCCTACGCACCTTGCAGGGTGGCCCAAAAGCCCCTTTATCCCGCAAACCGCCAAAGAAAAGGCCAAAATTGCCGACGAGATCCTCTCCATGCAAGCGCAGGGCTTGGCCGCAAGGTTGCGCCATATCCACGTAAATAAAATGGTGTTGGGCGTGTCGGGCGGTGTGGACAGCACCCTGGCGTTGCTCGTTTGCCGCAAAGCGTGCGACCTGTTGCGCCTAAAAGCAAGCGAAGCCCTCGTGTGCCTGACTCTACCCTGCTTCGGCACTACCGACCACACCAAGAATAACGCCTTGGCGTTGTGCAACGCGTTGAACGTGCCCTGCCGCGAGATCAATATCGCCGCCGCCGTCCGACAGCACCTCAAGGACATCGGGCACGACGCCAATACGGCGGACGTCACCTTCGAGAACGCGCAGGCGCGTATGCGCACTATGGTGCTGATGGACGTCGCCAACCAGGTGGGCGGGCTGGTGATCGGCACAGGTGACCTCAGCGAGATCGCCTTGGGGTGGTGCACCTACAACGGCGACCATATGAGTATGTACGGCGTCAACGCCACCTTGCCCAAGACCTTGATGCAATGCGTCATAGGCGAGATAGCCAAGAAGGAAAAAGGAGCGCTCGGCGAGGTGCTGACCTCGGTGCTGGCTACCCCCATCAGTCCCGAATTGCTACCCAACGTAGGGGGGCAAATCGAGCAAAAGACGGAAGAAATCGTGGGCAAATACGAGCTTAACGATTTCATTCTGTACCACGTCGTCTATTGGGGTATGACACCCTCCAAACTGTTCCGCGTGGCCGCGTGCGCCTTCCCGTCGGTGGACAGACAAGCCCTCAAGGACGCCTTCGTGCGCTTTTATAAGCGATTCTTCAGCCAGCAATTCAAGCGCAGTTGCTCGGTGGACGGAGCCAAGGTGGGCGCGATCGATTTGTCCCCGCGCGGCGAGTGGCAAATGCCTTCGGATATTTCGGCGACCGCTTGGCTCGACGATTTGAACGATATTTGA